In the genome of Anabaena cylindrica PCC 7122, the window AATCCCACCAGTAGCACCAACAACAACAATAACTTTATCCAGCATCACAATATTTACATTTCTTTACACAATATATCTATTATACATAGCCCCCTCCTCGCTTGCGGTGAACCAGCGCTGTAGGCGGGTTTCCCACCGTAGGCGACTGGTGTCCCTTACGGGAGCCGGAGGCATCATCCGAAGGAGGAGGGGGTTGGGGGTGGGGTTCTTCTTACGACTGGATCAATTCTCCCTAATTGCTGTTAAAGAATCGTTTGCGCGGAGGGGTTCTCCTTAAAACTATTTACTAATTCCAGAAAGCGACACCATACATTTATTACCTTTTTGCTGGATTTGGAAAGAACTGCAAGATTGCAAAAATTTGATAAAACTACCACTAATTTTTAATTCCTTCATTTGTTTAGTTATTGGTTTATTATATTTTTCATTAAATTTAACGCCTAAAATACCAATATCCACAAAATTGCTTTTAGAATCTTGGGTTAACTCTGCCAGAATCATCTTAATTACCTGTTCTAGATCAAATGCAGAATCGATATGAGAAAATGAACTAGATGAAAGGGTAACAACACTAACTTTACCGATTTCCCATTTCTTATCTTTTTGTTGAAGATGAAAATTATTACAAGACTGTAAAAACTTGATAAAAGTACCACTTAGCTGTAACTCTTGAATTTGCCTCGTAATCGTCTTACCATATTTTTGTTTAAACTTACTCGCCAAAATACTAATATCAAAATAATCCTGAATAGATTTTTCTATTAATTCATCGAGAATAATATTCAACGCCTTTTCTAAATCTTGCTTAGAAGTAATGCCAGTTAAAGATTGTAGCCGATTATCTTGAGCTAGTTCAGATTTGCGACCATCTTCTACTTGAACTTGATTGTGATCAAAAACAGTTACATATAACTCTGAAGCATCATCAATTTGATGAATCACAAAATCAGCAGGATAGTTGACAAATATATCTCTTGATCTTTTACCAGGTAAATAATGAGAAACAATATGGCTAATATTAAATTGATACTTAATTTTATACAACTTAGAAAGTTGAGAAAGTTTAATCCAATAACTTGCATTTAACTTCTGCTCATCTTGAATTAAATTTTTGATTTGCCCAATAAACTGACTAATAGATGGGATTTCTGGTAGGGGTTTAATTCCATAAATTTTAGTCTCACCTGTAGAATTATTAAATAAATTAATATTTTCTCCATGTTGACTAACTTGATATACTATTAGACCATGTTGCTGTAAATTATTGCATAAATTAGTCATGACCTTATCTGATGAGCAAACCAAAACTTCCTTAGCATTTGGGTAGCGCTCATGAATTGAAGAACCAAAAGCAATCATTTTACCATCTGCATTATCTCTGCCAGCAGGAACATGAATTAAATCATAGCCACGTTCATGTAATTCTATATCTAACTTTCCTCGATTACCCCAATTAGCAAAAGCAATTTTTACCTGAATCGGACTATTACAAACAGTAGCCAAAAATTTTTCTGTATTAGTATTAATTTGTAAATTCTCAGCATCTAAAAGTAAAACAGCAATTCCTACTGATTGTAGAGCCGGAGTGAATATAGTATTGAATGAGCCATTTAATTCAGAGATAATCGGATTAAATTGGCGAACATTAGCAATTAATTGTGATAATATTGGTGAATTTAAAGCTTCAGCAACAAAAATTGCTCTGAGATATAATTGCAACTTTTGTAGTAATTCCTCCCAGCTTTGAGTTTGGCTTAATAAATCCAAGAATTTGGCACTCAAAGCCGATTGATTAGAATTATTTTCCCACTGAACTTTTCTATACTTTTCAAGCAATAATTCTGGCTGCTGTTTTTGAATAGTAATAATGACTTGGCAAACCTGAGAGACTATTCTATTTAACAAGGCAGAATCATAGGTAGTCAGCGATCGCTCATGATTTAGCATAGCTCACACAGTACAATAGAGTATCCTGGCTGAAAACACCATTCAAAATACTAATTTATACCAAATTGGGATTTTAGAATTGGCTACATCTCTCAACAAGCATAAAACTCCTAATCTACCTCCAGAGAAACTACAGTACTTGATATTCATAAGTACAGAGCAGCGCAACTAAGCCACCCAGTAAAAAAATCTGCAATCCTGACTGAATGGTAATTACGTATCTCTAGCGCGACTGTAAGCACTATTACGAATTATTCCAAACTTCCCATGAATCAAAAAATAACTACCGCAATTCAAGGTATCTATGAAGTCTGCATTGGTGTTCCCGACGCAATTCCAGCACTTCAATATTGGCAACAATTCGGCTATCGCATCGGGCAAATAGGAGAACTAACCGCAGAAGCAGCCCATCAACTATATTGGGTAAATTCCCCCTTAAAAGTAATCCGTCTTTACCATCAAGACGCAGATCATGGTTTAATTCGGCTCATGACTTGGCAAAATCCCACAAATCAAGGATTGGGCATCAGTTCCATGAAAGTTAAAGGTAATCGCTGGACTACCACCTTAACCGCCGACTTACTAGGTATCTTAAATCATGCCGAAAATGCCAAAATTACTGATAAAACAATCAGATACTCATACCCTTACTGGGAAGTCATTTACAACAAAGACCAAAAAAGCCATCCTTTTATAGATCCTGCCATTGGAGTACGTGAAATGCTCCTACTGCAACCCCTAACTCGACAAGTGCTATTTCAACGCTTTGGCTACGTCATGCCCCATTACGGCAAAATCAATCATCATGCAGCCTTTAGCACCAGCCAAATCACCCATCTAGGCTTAGTTATTCAAGATGACAGCAAAGAAACCCTACGCTTTTATGAAGACATTTTGGGTTTATTACGTGTACGCGATGACGTAGAAACCAGTTATGAATCTTCCCTAGCCGGTCGAGAATTATTTGACCTTAACCCTGGAGAAAAATTTATAGTTACAGCCTTTGATGACCCCCGTTCCTCCCAAACCAACCTAATGGAAGCACGTAGCGGCAGACTCTACATTATTCGCTTTCCAGAACACATCAACCTAAAATCAAACTTTGAAGCAGCCCAACCAGGAAGCTTAGGAATGTGCCTTTACACCTACCGAGTGCAAGGAATACAAACTTATTTTGACAAGATAAGAGCAAGTAACGTACAAAAATTTACTAATATAGTCAGTAACGAATTTGGAGAACAGAGTTTTTCTTTTATTGCCCCAGATGGCTATTTCTGGACTTTGGTGGAAAAAAATTAATTTAGTCGTGAAATCAGGAAACAGCAAATGGTAGCCTACAACCAAGAAATTGATGCTCAACAATGGGTAAAGACCCGTTCTTCCCTAGACTCTAACGAATCTACTTTCCTTGTTTGGACAGGTAAAATATATAGCTTTGTCCCTGGCGAAAAGCGGCAACTATTATTTAAAATCATCGGCATGAGCGTAAGTCGCTGTATTCTCACCGCTGAAGGACGCTGGGATTTTACCTCCAGAGAACTAACTTATTATCTCCACCCAGAGACAGATGAAATTTTACACAAATGGGAAAACCCTTGGACAGGCGAAACAGTATCAGTAATGCACGTTGCCAACAGTCCCGTACAAGGCAAGTTTAAAGGCAAACTTCCCGTCCAAGTAGAAGCAGAAAACACGACCTTTATCTTTGATATCTTTCCCCATTATCCCAACCCCCTAGCAGAAGATCCTCAGTTTATTGAATACTGTCCATCACCAATTTATCAAGCCGCAGAACTGTTTAAAATCACAGTTCCCAGCGCAGACTTAGTTAACTCAGAATTAACTTCCGTCACCGAACTACAACTCAGTTGGGATAGAATTGGTCAATGGTTGCCTTGGATGAAAATGGGTACACGCCCTGGTTATCTCATCTACAGTGCTACTGGCAGCAAAGTAGGCGGTTTTACAGAGTTACCACCACTACTGCAAGAAGAAATCAATACCCGCGTTCCTTTATACAAGCAAGCACCCAACGCCTTCTTAGAAGGTGAAGATATGACTTCTTGGTTATATTTTCAAAAGCATTTTCCCGCTTACTTAGCCGGAGAAACTTTCCCCAGACCAACACCAGAAGAAAATTCGTAATTTGTAATAGAACCTATGGCAGGCTATCGCTAACATAATTCGTAATTACAATTACGTCAGGTTTTTAGAGTTTTCAAATGGATGGCTTATTTACGCCATTATGTACTAATTTTTTGCCCCAAATGCGCGGATGGATAGGTGTAAAATTTGAAGTGGCCAAAAAAATGCCTGAATCTCTATTTATACAAGGGTTAGGAGCTATTCCTGTTAGGCAATCATCCGCGCACCTTACACAGACCGGGTTTGAGCGATTTTTCCCCTTGACGCAATTAGGGCTTTCATCATCCTCCACCACCAACTCAAATTGCAATTTCACATAATCCCTATGCTTTAGTGAAGGCTTTAGGCAGAGCCTTTGGATAGCATTCCCAGTCAGAGACTGGGAACGAGATAACGAGAAAAAAGATATGGCAGGGATGTGAGTTTAAGACCAAAACAAAACTTATTTGTAAAAATATATAAAAAGTAATACGAAATTACTATTTATGCTCAAACACACATTTTTAGACTAACCCGTTTAGTTTAAAAATAATAATTAGCCCTTCCTACCCAGTAACTTAAAACTGCCGCATATTATGAATAACCGGATCAAACCCTCTCGCAAAGCGTGTGCTTTCGTCATAACAAGCACCCGTTAAATTCGCACCGTATAACTTAGTATAGTGCAGTGTAGCGCCCCGGAGATTTGCCTCACATAGATTAACACCACACAAATTAGCCCTAGTCAGATTAGCCTTAGCCAAATTAGCCCTGCTCAAATCTGCTCCCCACAATTTAGCTCTAGCGAGATTAGCTTCACTTAAATCTGCTCCCCACAAATTGATTCCTGGTAAATAGGCATCAATCAACTTGACTCTATTTAACTGAGCAGATGGAAAATATCTCTCTCCTGCGACATAGCGTCGTTTAATATCTTCAGCATCCATATGTATTCCCAGAGCGATCGCAATAAAGGTAAATTCTATTTCTGACTTAGCTACAAAAATAGCCAGTTTCTATTATCTCTAGCACAGCACAGCAAAAATAAAGCTACCATACCCAATCAATAAAAAAAGTTCAAAAACTGATCAAACGAGTTTGGCTAACTAAACCCTGTATTTTCCTATCTCTAACAGTGCTAACGAAAACCAACAAATTAATACCAGAAAAATAACGTTTGCTTCTTTATACACGAAAAAGCGCCTGAGTCCTTTTTGCTTACTCAAGCGCTCCCCCGTATAACTTTATACCATATCACTGTGTAATGCAACATTTGGAATCCGCAACATTGCTATTAGGGGAAGCACTGCCAGGATAACCTGTAACAAACATAAGGTGAAGTGGTATCACTCCTTGCATTCATTAAGAATATCTCTTTTAAAACCAAATAGCTAGTGTGGAGAGTGACACTTTATTAACTGACACGAGTTAAAAATGACTCAATCGTTATGGTAGTTAATAAGACAAAGCCCAACAGTAAAAATTTAGTAGACGTAGTATAAAAAATCTAGAGATTTTCATAAATCAGTCAAATATTACCCAATCAAACCATTAAGTGGCGAAATCTAATTTGTAGTCTGATTTACTTAAATGCACCAGTCGTTAGTCCCCCAAGTATCAGCATAAAACCCCCTTAGATATTCATATTTAGTCTCTTTGGACAGCCAGAAGTCATAATCTCCACCAAGACTGAATGTATCTTTTATCCACCCAAACTCTAAAAATTTTGCTTTTGTAGCGCTTGTGCTTATTTGTTTAGCATCGTGATGGAACTAAAGTTAATATGGCTACAAATCATAAGCATAAAAAAGCTACACATTGCCTTTTAGCACTAAATACCGAACCACAGCATCATCGAACCTCAGTTAATACTCAATATTCTTCTAATTAACCGTAAGTTTTAAGAAGGAGGAGTGAGAATATTTGCTCCAAATCCTCCACCACCAGGAGTTTCAATCACAAAAATATCCCCAGGTTGCATTTCTACAGTTGCGGTACTGCCTAAATCTTCTTCAGTTCCATTTTGACGTTGTACCCAATTGCGTCCTAATTGTCCCGTTTCTCCACCATTTAAGCCAAAGGGAGGAAGCAAGCGATGACTAGAGAGAATATTAGCCGTCATAGGTTCTAAAAATTTAATACGACGGATAACCCCATTACCCCCCGAATATTTTCCTTTCCCCCCACTATGGGGACGTAAACTAAAGCTTTCTACTTGTACAGGATAACGGGTTTCTAAAACTTCAGGATCTGTCAAGCGAGAGTTAGTCATGTGGGTATGAACTGCATCAGTACCATCAAAATTAGCTCCTGCTCCAGAACCACCGCAAATAGTTTCATAATATTGATATTTTTGATTACCAAAAGTAAAATTATTCATTGTCCCTTGGGAAGCAGCCATCACACCCAAAGCACCATATAAAGCATCAACAATAGTTTGAGAAGTTTCTACATTTCCTGCGACTACTGCTGCTGGATAAA includes:
- a CDS encoding NYN domain-containing protein, whose amino-acid sequence is MLNHERSLTTYDSALLNRIVSQVCQVIITIQKQQPELLLEKYRKVQWENNSNQSALSAKFLDLLSQTQSWEELLQKLQLYLRAIFVAEALNSPILSQLIANVRQFNPIISELNGSFNTIFTPALQSVGIAVLLLDAENLQINTNTEKFLATVCNSPIQVKIAFANWGNRGKLDIELHERGYDLIHVPAGRDNADGKMIAFGSSIHERYPNAKEVLVCSSDKVMTNLCNNLQQHGLIVYQVSQHGENINLFNNSTGETKIYGIKPLPEIPSISQFIGQIKNLIQDEQKLNASYWIKLSQLSKLYKIKYQFNISHIVSHYLPGKRSRDIFVNYPADFVIHQIDDASELYVTVFDHNQVQVEDGRKSELAQDNRLQSLTGITSKQDLEKALNIILDELIEKSIQDYFDISILASKFKQKYGKTITRQIQELQLSGTFIKFLQSCNNFHLQQKDKKWEIGKVSVVTLSSSSFSHIDSAFDLEQVIKMILAELTQDSKSNFVDIGILGVKFNEKYNKPITKQMKELKISGSFIKFLQSCSSFQIQQKGNKCMVSLSGISK
- a CDS encoding VOC family protein codes for the protein MNQKITTAIQGIYEVCIGVPDAIPALQYWQQFGYRIGQIGELTAEAAHQLYWVNSPLKVIRLYHQDADHGLIRLMTWQNPTNQGLGISSMKVKGNRWTTTLTADLLGILNHAENAKITDKTIRYSYPYWEVIYNKDQKSHPFIDPAIGVREMLLLQPLTRQVLFQRFGYVMPHYGKINHHAAFSTSQITHLGLVIQDDSKETLRFYEDILGLLRVRDDVETSYESSLAGRELFDLNPGEKFIVTAFDDPRSSQTNLMEARSGRLYIIRFPEHINLKSNFEAAQPGSLGMCLYTYRVQGIQTYFDKIRASNVQKFTNIVSNEFGEQSFSFIAPDGYFWTLVEKN
- a CDS encoding DUF1838 domain-containing protein, which produces MVAYNQEIDAQQWVKTRSSLDSNESTFLVWTGKIYSFVPGEKRQLLFKIIGMSVSRCILTAEGRWDFTSRELTYYLHPETDEILHKWENPWTGETVSVMHVANSPVQGKFKGKLPVQVEAENTTFIFDIFPHYPNPLAEDPQFIEYCPSPIYQAAELFKITVPSADLVNSELTSVTELQLSWDRIGQWLPWMKMGTRPGYLIYSATGSKVGGFTELPPLLQEEINTRVPLYKQAPNAFLEGEDMTSWLYFQKHFPAYLAGETFPRPTPEENS
- a CDS encoding pentapeptide repeat-containing protein — protein: MDAEDIKRRYVAGERYFPSAQLNRVKLIDAYLPGINLWGADLSEANLARAKLWGADLSRANLAKANLTRANLCGVNLCEANLRGATLHYTKLYGANLTGACYDESTRFARGFDPVIHNMRQF